From a region of the Mycobacteroides saopaulense genome:
- a CDS encoding GAF domain-containing protein yields the protein MSRDWMLLETLGEEPTVIAIGLQARNMAPLESVLRRNRHRPLIEAAIADCRRTGEATVAFTPARDRVVHVHPISMGRAHIHGVQVWFGPADAEPPRRPVAGACLGNLDTSITTLTPGYFEVMGFDPHNRSEKQAIAEGLAPVLPSPSNAELMANVVNPELESTFCGTCLAADYQGNTLQVHYAGRASKETDAAGAVARINRVLCTRVENSPHQPQVGLAQQILEAVTTPGVHRLLINVDTFAVLKWIDEPFPDLAWHYDPDRPESVHPEDAAVAKNMREELRAGSTAGTLRLRAVSGGWLRLHASGTKFALRDNAFAALVRLTAAPETDADS from the coding sequence ATGTCGCGCGATTGGATGCTGCTAGAGACCTTGGGCGAGGAACCCACGGTGATAGCCATCGGATTGCAGGCACGCAACATGGCGCCGCTCGAATCCGTGCTGCGCCGCAATCGACACCGGCCCCTGATCGAGGCGGCGATCGCCGACTGCCGACGCACGGGTGAGGCCACGGTGGCCTTCACACCAGCACGCGACCGCGTGGTGCACGTGCATCCGATATCCATGGGGCGCGCGCATATCCACGGCGTCCAGGTGTGGTTCGGACCGGCAGACGCCGAGCCGCCCCGACGGCCCGTCGCCGGGGCGTGCCTGGGCAACCTGGATACATCGATCACGACGCTCACCCCGGGGTACTTCGAGGTGATGGGTTTCGATCCGCACAACAGATCCGAAAAACAAGCCATTGCCGAAGGCCTTGCTCCGGTGTTGCCGAGTCCGAGCAATGCCGAATTGATGGCCAACGTGGTGAACCCCGAACTTGAGTCGACTTTTTGTGGCACATGTCTGGCCGCCGACTATCAGGGAAACACCCTGCAAGTTCACTACGCCGGACGAGCGTCCAAGGAAACCGATGCAGCGGGAGCGGTGGCCCGTATCAACCGAGTCCTGTGCACTCGCGTGGAGAACAGTCCCCACCAACCTCAAGTCGGATTGGCACAGCAGATCCTGGAGGCTGTCACCACCCCCGGCGTACACCGGTTACTGATCAATGTCGACACCTTCGCCGTCCTCAAATGGATTGACGAGCCGTTCCCCGACCTGGCGTGGCATTACGACCCCGATCGGCCCGAGAGCGTCCATCCCGAGGATGCGGCCGTGGCGAAGAACATGCGCGAGGAACTGCGGGCGGGATCAACTGCCGGAACCCTGCGGCTGCGCGCCGTTTCCGGCGGATGGCTGCGGCTGCATGCCAGCGGCACGAAATTTGCCTTGCGCGACAACGCCTTTGCCGCTCTGGTCAGGCTCACTGCAGCCCCGGAAACGGATGCCGACTCGTAG
- a CDS encoding C40 family peptidase: protein MVETSPISPSRLSEAVNTNYPSFENNPFSAGLIGPAMDMAGTVGNGQFKEGQDPSKMLEGGMQVMQQVMQQGMQAGSQLIGTFAGAAAQALGQFAGMAGQALSSMATRSGAMGANVGQASESTSRASALIGEALQEFQHTSEALTPLLWVPGVAAELAEAASRCTARVAEHTAQLEGELAGQAGELTGMAGADMGNPSTPASGSVQPAMSAMQGGLQAGTQAMSGVASGVTQTMSSMGQGLGQIPQALTGLLSGGGSGSASALAGGSGMSGIAAGALANPFGAGSGHASSTAGGTSSGLGSSNASAAKMLLDPRSMGKGAQLFLPDGSTSQAPNAAAAEAVRKALSQVGVPYEWGGTKPGVGLDCSGLTQWAYGESGVDIPRLAQEQGVGIKVDQGSVMPGDLAVWDGHVAMVIGNGMMVEAGDPVQISPIRTTNAGQGFHGFYRPTS, encoded by the coding sequence ATGGTTGAGACAAGCCCAATCTCGCCCAGCCGTTTGTCCGAGGCTGTCAATACGAACTACCCGAGCTTCGAGAACAACCCGTTCTCCGCGGGGCTGATCGGGCCGGCCATGGACATGGCAGGCACCGTCGGTAACGGCCAGTTCAAAGAGGGCCAGGACCCCAGCAAGATGCTGGAGGGTGGCATGCAGGTGATGCAGCAGGTCATGCAGCAGGGCATGCAGGCGGGAAGCCAACTCATCGGCACCTTCGCCGGTGCAGCGGCCCAGGCTCTGGGACAGTTCGCCGGCATGGCCGGACAGGCGCTCAGCAGCATGGCCACCCGCAGCGGCGCCATGGGCGCCAATGTCGGACAGGCATCCGAGTCCACCTCGCGGGCCAGCGCCCTGATCGGTGAAGCCCTCCAGGAGTTCCAACACACGTCCGAGGCGTTGACACCGTTGCTCTGGGTTCCGGGTGTTGCCGCGGAGCTGGCGGAAGCCGCCAGCCGCTGCACAGCGCGAGTCGCCGAGCACACCGCGCAGCTTGAAGGAGAACTGGCCGGACAAGCCGGCGAACTCACCGGCATGGCGGGTGCCGACATGGGCAACCCGTCCACCCCCGCCTCCGGGAGTGTCCAGCCCGCGATGTCGGCCATGCAGGGCGGCCTCCAGGCCGGCACTCAGGCGATGTCCGGTGTCGCGAGCGGTGTCACCCAGACCATGAGCTCCATGGGTCAGGGCCTCGGCCAGATCCCCCAGGCCCTGACCGGCCTGCTCAGCGGTGGCGGCAGCGGTTCTGCCAGTGCGCTGGCGGGTGGCTCGGGCATGAGCGGCATCGCTGCCGGTGCGCTGGCCAACCCGTTCGGTGCGGGTAGCGGACACGCCTCCAGCACCGCGGGCGGCACCTCCTCCGGACTGGGCAGCTCCAACGCCAGTGCTGCCAAGATGCTGCTTGACCCACGCAGCATGGGCAAGGGCGCGCAGCTGTTCCTCCCGGATGGCAGCACCAGCCAGGCCCCGAACGCCGCCGCGGCGGAAGCCGTGCGCAAGGCGCTCAGCCAGGTCGGTGTGCCCTACGAGTGGGGTGGCACCAAGCCCGGTGTCGGTCTGGACTGCAGTGGCTTGACCCAGTGGGCCTATGGCGAGTCCGGCGTCGACATCCCCCGCCTCGCGCAGGAGCAGGGCGTGGGCATCAAGGTGGACCAAGGATCTGTCATGCCAGGTGACCTTGCGGTGTGGGATGGCCACGTCGCCATGGTGATCGGCAACGGCATGATGGTCGAGGCCGGTGATCCGGTGCAGATCTCCCCGATCCGCACCACCAACGCCGGGCAGGGATTCCATGGATTCTACCGACCCACTTCCTAG
- a CDS encoding phospho-sugar mutase, protein MTESSLAAQTIQNWIDHDPDPETAAELRACSEEELAQRFSEPLVFGTAGLRGPVRGGPNGMNLAVVLRTTCAVAKVLKDRCLGGSTVVVGRDARHGSEKFAQGAAEVLAAEGFKVILLPRPLPTPVLAFAVRHVDAAAGIQITASHNPPADNGYKVYWSGGAQIISPTDRDIESTTTAVPFADQIPRTPVTPADDSLVDAYIQRAATVRRGSGGLRVALTALHGVGGATALAALNAAGITDIHVVEDQFQPDPDFPTVAFPNPEEPGASDAVLARAAEVDADLAIALDPDADRCAIGVPTTTGWRMLSGDETGWLLGDYILSTQPPSSTPPVVASTVVSSRMLARIAASLGARHVETLTGFKWLVRAADFDLVYAYEEAIGHCVDPAAVRDKDGISAAILACDLVTHLRELGTTVEEKLENLAIRHGIHVTSQVSRRTESVDEIAAMMTRLRQNLPAALSGFPVTAEDLLQQRGQQRTDAVILSGEIGGSSIRLVIRPSGTEPKVKCYIEVREPVITDATVARIWAGVVVSELEAYAHNI, encoded by the coding sequence ATGACTGAGTCTTCCCTGGCGGCGCAGACGATTCAGAACTGGATCGACCACGACCCGGACCCCGAAACCGCCGCGGAGTTGCGCGCCTGTTCCGAAGAGGAGCTAGCGCAGCGCTTCTCCGAACCGTTGGTGTTCGGCACGGCCGGCCTGCGCGGCCCCGTGCGGGGCGGCCCCAACGGGATGAACCTGGCCGTGGTGCTGCGCACCACCTGTGCGGTGGCCAAGGTACTCAAAGACAGGTGCCTGGGCGGCTCGACCGTGGTGGTGGGGCGCGACGCCCGGCACGGGTCCGAGAAGTTCGCGCAGGGTGCGGCCGAAGTCCTGGCGGCCGAAGGGTTCAAGGTCATCCTGTTGCCTCGCCCATTACCGACGCCGGTACTGGCCTTCGCGGTGCGACATGTCGATGCGGCGGCCGGCATACAAATCACCGCATCCCACAACCCGCCCGCCGACAACGGATACAAGGTGTACTGGTCGGGCGGCGCGCAGATCATCTCACCCACCGATCGCGATATCGAATCAACAACAACCGCAGTGCCTTTCGCCGACCAGATTCCCCGAACTCCCGTGACCCCCGCCGATGACTCGCTGGTCGATGCCTACATCCAACGTGCCGCAACCGTGCGCCGCGGCTCCGGAGGTCTGCGTGTGGCTCTCACCGCGCTGCACGGAGTCGGCGGAGCCACCGCGCTGGCCGCCCTCAACGCAGCGGGTATCACCGACATCCACGTGGTCGAGGATCAATTCCAACCCGATCCGGACTTCCCCACCGTCGCGTTTCCCAATCCGGAAGAGCCGGGAGCCTCCGATGCGGTGTTGGCCCGGGCGGCCGAGGTCGACGCGGATCTGGCCATCGCGCTCGATCCGGATGCGGACCGGTGTGCCATCGGCGTCCCCACCACGACCGGCTGGCGCATGCTATCCGGCGACGAAACCGGTTGGCTGTTGGGCGATTACATCCTCTCTACACAGCCACCTTCATCCACGCCGCCGGTGGTGGCCAGCACGGTGGTCTCCTCCCGCATGCTGGCACGCATCGCGGCCTCGCTCGGCGCCCGGCATGTGGAGACCCTCACAGGGTTCAAATGGCTGGTCCGGGCAGCAGATTTCGACCTCGTCTATGCATACGAGGAAGCCATCGGGCATTGCGTGGACCCGGCGGCCGTACGCGACAAGGACGGTATCTCCGCGGCGATACTCGCCTGCGACCTGGTGACGCACCTGCGCGAGCTCGGCACCACCGTGGAGGAAAAACTCGAGAATCTGGCGATCCGGCATGGGATCCACGTGACCTCGCAGGTGTCTCGGCGCACGGAATCAGTCGACGAGATCGCGGCGATGATGACTCGCCTACGCCAGAACCTGCCCGCGGCGTTGTCGGGATTCCCGGTCACTGCAGAAGATCTACTGCAGCAGCGCGGTCAACAGCGCACCGATGCGGTGATTCTGTCCGGTGAGATCGGCGGATCGTCCATCCGGCTGGTCATCCGCCCGTCGGGAACTGAGCCGAAGGTCAAGTGCTACATCGAGGTTCGCGAACCCGTGATCACCGACGCCACTGTCGCACGGATCTGGGCGGGCGTGGTGGTCTCCGAGTTGGAGGCATACGCCCACAATATTTAG
- a CDS encoding YbaB/EbfC family nucleoid-associated protein, with protein MTEPDLTFFRALEQQYQETMTRARAGGHILNSAVEELKGLRGWARSAQGHVEAEANGNGALTNLRLDDSVTKLSPKIVGQIVVATAAAAAGQAFDHRERVLAQLLVDLKNPQP; from the coding sequence ATGACCGAGCCTGACCTCACCTTCTTCCGGGCACTCGAACAGCAGTACCAAGAGACCATGACGCGGGCCCGTGCCGGGGGCCACATTCTGAACAGCGCCGTCGAGGAGTTGAAAGGCCTTCGCGGATGGGCTCGTTCGGCGCAGGGGCATGTCGAGGCGGAAGCCAACGGCAATGGTGCGCTGACCAACCTGCGACTGGACGATTCGGTCACCAAGCTGTCGCCGAAGATCGTCGGGCAGATCGTGGTGGCCACCGCAGCCGCGGCCGCGGGTCAGGCATTCGATCACCGTGAACGCGTGCTGGCGCAACTCCTGGTGGATTTGAAGAATCCGCAGCCGTAA
- a CDS encoding GAF domain-containing protein: MAREWLLLETLGNEPTVIASGNQPRNMVPLSAFLRRNRNLGLIRRVIAAATKANKAATIGPPDSDSVIDVRPVAMPDGRVHGVWLWAGATHPPADPPAEGGAVVLNADTGALHMSDGAALAMGMGANEPHAEISMPELYRYLSPNPGETDVLGLIVTATEGMTYSATWPGVDSDGTPTLCHFASRLVLEPNGDGVPERLGRAINLRVGRPAPPVPLLEQQVLEAAAEPGAYRALVMIASRKLIKWIDPPAPEWHWEFDPLGRPKIHPDDQANLNFMIDNSVFGTTEAVIRFRCHDDSWESLHCSTQVVRLNENATVALVTHRRR, from the coding sequence GTGGCACGCGAGTGGCTTCTCCTGGAAACCCTCGGCAACGAGCCAACGGTGATTGCCTCGGGCAATCAGCCGCGGAACATGGTTCCGCTCAGCGCATTCCTTCGCCGCAATCGGAACCTCGGCCTGATTCGCAGGGTTATCGCCGCGGCGACAAAGGCAAACAAGGCAGCCACCATCGGTCCACCTGATTCGGACTCGGTGATCGACGTACGTCCCGTCGCCATGCCCGACGGGCGAGTGCACGGGGTATGGCTTTGGGCAGGAGCAACGCACCCACCCGCCGATCCTCCCGCCGAGGGCGGTGCGGTGGTCCTCAACGCCGATACCGGGGCCCTGCACATGAGCGACGGTGCCGCCCTGGCCATGGGGATGGGCGCCAACGAGCCGCACGCCGAAATCAGCATGCCCGAGCTGTACCGCTATCTCTCGCCCAACCCGGGCGAAACGGACGTCCTGGGGCTCATCGTCACCGCGACGGAAGGCATGACGTACAGCGCCACGTGGCCCGGCGTGGACAGCGACGGCACTCCCACGCTGTGTCACTTCGCAAGCCGACTAGTTCTAGAACCCAACGGGGACGGTGTCCCCGAGCGCCTGGGGCGCGCGATCAACCTCCGCGTGGGCAGGCCAGCACCGCCGGTTCCCCTACTGGAGCAACAGGTCCTGGAGGCCGCCGCCGAACCGGGCGCCTATCGTGCGTTGGTCATGATCGCGTCGCGCAAGTTGATCAAATGGATCGATCCGCCCGCCCCGGAATGGCATTGGGAGTTCGATCCCTTGGGCCGCCCCAAGATTCACCCGGACGACCAAGCGAATCTGAACTTCATGATCGATAATTCCGTGTTCGGCACCACCGAGGCGGTGATCAGGTTTCGCTGCCATGACGACAGCTGGGAATCGTTGCACTGCTCCACCCAAGTGGTCCGGCTCAACGAGAACGCGACCGTCGCACTCGTCACCCATCGGCGTCGCTAG
- a CDS encoding M20 family metallopeptidase, with the protein MPLTTGASSAAHAEAACAVVDTAATDLVALSHDIHAEPELAFHEVRSALKTQRLLAERGFEIVTGQGGMDTAFRATYGDGPLVIGVCAEYDALPGIGHACGHNIIAASAVGTGLGLAEVADALGLTVVVIGTPAEEYGGGKALLLKAGAFDDIATAVMLHPGPIDIAGARSLALTDVMVTYHGKESHAAVAPHLGINAADAVTVAQVSIGLLRQHLSPGQLIHGIVTEGGEAANIIPGRAAMQYTMRAVESASLRALEEKVYACFAAGALATGCSHELVESSPPYLELTPDPWLVEVFRQEMESFGRTPVPAEFEASVPLGSTDMGNVTQVLPGIHPVVGIDSGGAVIHQPDFEKAAREPGADKAVVEGAKMLARTVIRLAEDETERSRVLDRLARRAVTV; encoded by the coding sequence ATGCCCTTGACCACCGGAGCGTCGTCCGCCGCGCATGCCGAGGCCGCCTGCGCTGTCGTCGATACCGCAGCGACGGATCTGGTGGCGTTGTCGCACGACATCCACGCCGAGCCCGAGCTGGCGTTCCACGAGGTTCGCAGTGCCCTGAAGACCCAGCGCCTGCTCGCCGAGCGTGGATTCGAGATCGTCACCGGTCAGGGCGGTATGGACACCGCATTTCGCGCCACCTACGGCGACGGACCGCTGGTCATCGGTGTTTGCGCCGAGTACGACGCGTTGCCCGGGATCGGCCACGCCTGCGGGCACAACATCATCGCGGCCTCCGCGGTGGGCACCGGGCTGGGGCTCGCCGAAGTCGCCGATGCCCTCGGACTCACCGTGGTGGTTATCGGTACGCCGGCCGAGGAGTACGGCGGCGGCAAGGCACTTCTCCTCAAGGCGGGCGCCTTCGACGACATCGCGACGGCGGTGATGCTGCACCCCGGGCCGATCGATATCGCCGGTGCCCGCTCGCTCGCGCTGACCGATGTGATGGTCACCTATCACGGCAAGGAGTCGCACGCCGCGGTCGCGCCGCACCTCGGAATCAACGCCGCCGACGCGGTCACCGTCGCCCAGGTATCGATCGGTCTGCTGCGTCAGCATCTTTCTCCCGGGCAGCTGATCCACGGCATCGTCACCGAAGGGGGAGAGGCGGCCAACATCATCCCGGGCCGGGCGGCGATGCAGTACACGATGCGCGCCGTCGAGTCGGCTTCCCTGCGCGCGCTGGAGGAGAAGGTGTATGCCTGCTTCGCCGCGGGCGCGTTGGCGACCGGATGCAGCCACGAACTCGTCGAGTCTTCGCCGCCCTACCTGGAGTTGACCCCGGATCCGTGGCTGGTGGAGGTCTTCCGCCAGGAGATGGAGTCCTTCGGCCGCACGCCGGTTCCCGCCGAGTTCGAGGCCTCGGTGCCCCTGGGCAGTACCGATATGGGCAATGTGACGCAGGTGCTGCCCGGCATCCACCCCGTTGTGGGCATCGACTCGGGCGGGGCGGTCATCCATCAGCCCGATTTCGAGAAGGCGGCCCGGGAACCGGGTGCCGACAAGGCAGTGGTTGAGGGAGCGAAGATGTTGGCGCGCACCGTGATACGGCTGGCCGAGGATGAGACGGAGCGATCCAGGGTGCTGGACCGGTTGGCGCGCAGGGCGGTGACGGTATGA
- a CDS encoding FkbM family methyltransferase translates to MPALRLAQTYLPFLRPLKFGAYNMGTRLFGWRIDPEFHLLSRIGPISQAVDIGGNWGQSICALQRTASPELIVSFEPNAVLAQRLKRRYESDAVRVHGCGLSDADGTFDLFVPRYRSFVYDGLASLDEKEARGWLNPETMAGFDESKLTIERHPVPVRRLDDFGLDPQVIKIDVQGMEAAVIRGGLATITASRPVMIIETPSDEVISLLQPAGLAPYTYRDGQLGHDWRDAKNTVFLTDSHRDRASL, encoded by the coding sequence ATGCCAGCGCTGAGATTGGCGCAAACCTATCTGCCGTTCCTGCGGCCTCTCAAATTCGGTGCATACAACATGGGCACCCGTCTGTTCGGATGGCGCATCGACCCCGAATTCCACCTGCTGAGCCGGATCGGACCCATATCGCAGGCGGTCGATATCGGAGGCAATTGGGGGCAGAGCATTTGTGCGCTGCAACGCACGGCATCGCCGGAGCTGATTGTCAGCTTCGAGCCCAATGCCGTTCTTGCCCAACGGCTTAAGCGCAGATACGAAAGTGATGCCGTGCGCGTACACGGCTGCGGGCTCTCCGATGCGGACGGTACCTTTGACCTCTTTGTTCCGCGATACCGCAGCTTCGTCTACGACGGTCTGGCCTCGCTTGACGAAAAGGAAGCGCGCGGTTGGCTCAACCCGGAGACCATGGCGGGATTCGACGAATCCAAGTTGACGATCGAACGCCACCCGGTGCCGGTTCGCCGGCTCGACGACTTCGGCCTGGATCCTCAGGTGATCAAGATCGATGTGCAGGGGATGGAGGCCGCGGTGATCCGTGGAGGCCTCGCCACCATCACCGCGTCGCGGCCGGTGATGATCATCGAGACCCCGTCCGATGAGGTGATTTCGCTATTGCAGCCAGCAGGTTTGGCACCGTACACGTATCGCGACGGTCAACTTGGTCACGACTGGCGCGACGCCAAAAACACAGTGTTTCTTACCGATTCACATCGCGACCGCGCGAGTCTGTAG
- a CDS encoding primosomal protein encodes MAADIVPIELGLTEGDVVTLWAPRWRDAGDEWEAFLGKDDDLYVFESVADLVAFVRTDNDNDLVDHPAWSTLGALSADELEPDDDNRYDLIGVPELVADKPTEDAVDTLRATLAIVASIGAVCELAPINKLINGNPVLGTLSAGAESFTGKDGLKRWNQIGAIVGKSWDSVVDAIDEIAATPDVDEELSAAADAELLAAAENAVDNEDDIEDDDELDLLDEQSDNEASEDDADDADESDDEDEDEDEDDAEGEDEDAADDDLVLGGDEDFWLEVGIDPIQMITNSGTFYTLRCYLNDEPIFLGRNGRISVFGSERALARYLADEHDHDLADLSTYDDIRTAATDGSLRIDITDDNIYVFTGLADDLEDGIDEVDRDQLELAVELLTDVAEYSEDDSVDAELDSDTPLGKLVGHLLEPDKHDEPQGPFADAAERWRNLERAMEARLRRE; translated from the coding sequence ATGGCTGCTGACATCGTTCCCATCGAACTCGGGCTCACAGAGGGTGACGTGGTCACCCTGTGGGCCCCTCGGTGGCGCGACGCCGGAGACGAGTGGGAGGCGTTCCTCGGCAAGGACGACGATCTGTATGTGTTCGAGTCGGTCGCCGATCTGGTGGCCTTCGTGCGGACCGACAACGACAACGACCTGGTCGATCACCCTGCATGGTCGACGCTCGGTGCGCTGTCGGCCGACGAGCTCGAGCCGGACGACGACAATCGCTACGACTTGATCGGCGTACCCGAGCTGGTTGCCGACAAACCCACCGAGGACGCCGTCGACACCCTGCGCGCCACCCTGGCGATCGTGGCCTCCATCGGCGCGGTCTGCGAGTTGGCACCGATCAACAAGCTCATCAACGGCAACCCGGTGCTGGGCACACTGTCGGCCGGGGCCGAAAGCTTCACGGGTAAAGATGGATTGAAGCGGTGGAACCAGATCGGTGCCATCGTCGGCAAGTCCTGGGACTCGGTGGTCGACGCCATCGACGAGATCGCCGCGACACCGGATGTCGATGAAGAGCTCTCCGCGGCAGCCGACGCCGAGCTGCTTGCCGCCGCCGAGAATGCCGTCGACAACGAGGACGACATCGAGGACGACGACGAACTGGATCTCCTCGACGAGCAGTCCGACAACGAAGCCTCCGAGGACGACGCGGACGACGCGGACGAGTCCGACGATGAAGATGAAGATGAAGACGAGGACGACGCCGAAGGCGAGGATGAGGACGCAGCGGACGACGATCTGGTTCTCGGCGGTGACGAAGATTTCTGGCTGGAGGTCGGTATCGACCCGATCCAGATGATCACCAACTCGGGAACGTTCTACACGCTGCGCTGCTACCTCAACGACGAGCCGATCTTCTTGGGGCGCAACGGAAGAATCAGCGTGTTCGGCTCCGAGCGGGCACTGGCCCGATACCTTGCAGACGAGCACGATCACGACCTCGCCGACCTGAGCACCTATGACGACATCCGTACCGCCGCCACCGACGGCTCGCTGCGGATCGACATCACCGACGACAACATCTACGTGTTCACCGGACTCGCCGACGACCTGGAAGACGGCATCGACGAGGTGGACCGCGACCAGCTGGAGCTGGCGGTGGAGCTGCTCACCGACGTCGCCGAATACTCCGAGGACGACAGCGTCGACGCGGAGTTGGACAGCGATACCCCGCTGGGCAAGTTGGTCGGGCATCTCCTCGAACCGGACAAGCACGACGAGCCACAGGGCCCGTTCGCGGATGCCGCCGAACGCTGGCGGAATCTGGAGCGCGCGATGGAGGCACGGCTGCGGCGCGAGTAG
- the upp gene encoding uracil phosphoribosyltransferase produces the protein MHVDVVEHPLAAARLTTLRDAGTDNAAFRAALRDLTLMLVYEATRSAPVESSVVRTPVAETAGFRLASPPLLVPVLRAGLGMVDQAHALIPEARVGFVGMARDEETWQPTPYLESLPADLSTQPVFVLDPMLATGGSMVYTLDLLRARGAVDITILCVVAAPQGVAAVQECSARYGRTASVRLFTATIDEGLNEDAYIVPGLGDAGDRQFGPR, from the coding sequence ATGCATGTGGACGTAGTCGAGCACCCGCTTGCCGCGGCCCGGTTGACCACTCTGCGTGATGCCGGCACCGATAACGCGGCTTTCCGCGCTGCGCTGCGGGATCTGACGCTGATGCTCGTCTACGAGGCGACTCGGTCGGCTCCGGTGGAGTCGTCGGTGGTGCGCACCCCGGTCGCCGAGACGGCGGGTTTCCGCTTGGCCAGCCCTCCGTTGCTGGTTCCGGTTCTTCGGGCGGGGCTGGGCATGGTGGATCAGGCGCACGCACTCATCCCCGAGGCGCGGGTCGGATTCGTGGGAATGGCTCGCGACGAAGAGACGTGGCAACCCACTCCTTACCTGGAGTCCCTGCCGGCCGACCTGTCCACGCAGCCGGTGTTCGTCCTGGATCCGATGCTTGCCACCGGGGGTTCGATGGTTTACACGCTCGATCTGTTGCGTGCGCGGGGAGCTGTCGACATCACCATTTTGTGTGTGGTCGCGGCGCCGCAGGGGGTTGCGGCGGTTCAGGAGTGTTCCGCGCGGTACGGCCGGACGGCGTCGGTGCGTCTGTTTACGGCCACGATCGACGAGGGCCTCAACGAGGACGCCTACATCGTGCCCGGTCTGGGCGATGCGGGCGACCGCCAATTCGGTCCCAGGTAA
- a CDS encoding purine-nucleoside phosphorylase, with amino-acid sequence MSIPSWLGSVAVTDERLTRRGDNTDEPLAPDNAAALAAAEIATRTGVAAHRVAVVLGSGWAPAAAELGDPTSTIPMAELPGFSPPSAAGHGGSVLSVPIAGSSTDRMLVLLGRIHAYEGHDLRHVVHPVRTACAAGARTVILTNAAGGLREEYVVGQPVLIGDHLNLTARSPLVGAQFVDLVEAYSPRLRALAREIDADLAEGVYAGLPGPHYETPAEIRMLRILGADLVGMSTVHETIAARAAGAEVLGLSLVTNLAAGMTGESLNHEEVLAAGRASATRMGHLLSSVIGRL; translated from the coding sequence ATGAGTATCCCATCATGGCTAGGCTCCGTAGCTGTGACCGATGAGCGGCTTACGCGAAGAGGCGACAACACCGATGAGCCTCTGGCTCCGGACAACGCAGCGGCTCTCGCGGCCGCGGAGATCGCGACCCGCACCGGTGTCGCGGCCCACCGTGTCGCGGTGGTTCTCGGGTCGGGCTGGGCCCCGGCCGCCGCGGAACTCGGAGATCCCACCTCCACGATTCCGATGGCCGAGCTACCGGGATTCAGTCCACCGAGTGCGGCCGGACACGGCGGTTCGGTGCTGTCTGTGCCGATCGCCGGATCCAGCACGGACCGGATGCTGGTGCTGCTGGGCAGGATCCACGCCTACGAGGGACACGACCTGCGCCACGTCGTCCACCCCGTGCGCACGGCGTGCGCCGCCGGTGCGCGGACGGTCATCCTGACCAACGCCGCCGGGGGGCTGCGCGAGGAGTACGTCGTGGGCCAACCGGTGCTCATCGGCGACCATCTCAACCTGACGGCCCGATCGCCGCTGGTCGGCGCGCAGTTCGTCGACCTCGTCGAGGCGTACTCGCCGCGATTACGAGCGCTGGCCCGCGAGATCGATGCCGACCTCGCCGAGGGGGTGTACGCGGGCCTGCCCGGTCCGCATTACGAGACCCCCGCGGAGATCCGGATGCTGCGCATCCTGGGCGCGGACCTCGTGGGCATGTCGACGGTGCACGAAACCATCGCGGCACGCGCAGCCGGAGCCGAGGTGCTGGGGCTGTCCCTGGTGACCAACCTCGCGGCCGGAATGACTGGGGAATCCCTCAACCATGAGGAGGTGCTGGCCGCCGGACGGGCGTCGGCAACCCGCATGGGCCACCTTCTGAGCTCGGTGATTGGTCGGTTATGA